In one window of Gemmatimonadaceae bacterium DNA:
- a CDS encoding S8 family serine peptidase, which yields MRKVGLLALAGVALVVSCDKAPTAIAPVDGASFAASENAPIYLVTFHDGVSDVAATAREIAQQNGFAVRFIREHAARGFSAVIPAHRVAAVQNDPRVKIFEKDGPVTLVVPIRVTARPGSGGGQSTPWGITRVGGAGDGTGKTAWIIDTGIDLDHPDLNTSRNCHVNFVARGKNSADDGNGHGTHVAGTIAAINNSIDVVGVAANAYVCAVRVLDNSGSGTWEGVVNGVNHVGQNGKSGEVANMSLGGSGTNATLEQAVLDASANVKFSLAAGNDGADANNFTPARVNGANIYTISAIASNDCLTSWSNWGNPPVDYAAPGASILSTKKGGGTTTMSGTSMAAPHVAGILLLGSARTDGYACSDPDGNPDPIAHR from the coding sequence ATGCGGAAAGTCGGATTGCTGGCTCTGGCAGGCGTGGCGCTCGTCGTGTCCTGCGACAAGGCACCCACGGCTATTGCACCGGTTGACGGCGCGAGCTTCGCTGCGTCGGAAAATGCCCCGATTTACCTGGTCACGTTCCATGACGGCGTGAGCGACGTCGCCGCGACGGCGCGGGAGATAGCGCAGCAGAACGGCTTCGCCGTCCGCTTCATCCGCGAGCACGCGGCCCGCGGCTTCTCGGCGGTCATACCGGCCCACCGCGTAGCGGCGGTTCAGAACGACCCTCGAGTGAAGATCTTCGAGAAGGACGGGCCCGTGACGCTCGTCGTTCCGATCAGAGTAACCGCGCGGCCCGGCAGCGGCGGCGGACAGTCGACGCCATGGGGCATCACACGCGTCGGAGGCGCCGGTGACGGTACCGGCAAGACGGCCTGGATCATCGACACGGGCATCGATCTCGACCACCCGGACCTGAACACTTCGCGCAACTGCCACGTCAACTTCGTGGCGAGGGGCAAGAACTCCGCGGATGACGGTAACGGGCACGGAACGCACGTCGCCGGCACTATCGCCGCCATCAACAACAGCATCGACGTAGTCGGCGTAGCCGCCAACGCGTACGTCTGCGCCGTGCGCGTGCTCGATAACAGCGGCAGTGGCACGTGGGAAGGCGTCGTCAATGGGGTTAACCACGTCGGGCAGAACGGCAAGTCGGGCGAAGTCGCCAACATGAGCCTCGGCGGATCCGGCACGAACGCGACGCTCGAGCAGGCCGTGCTCGACGCTTCGGCCAACGTGAAATTCTCGCTCGCGGCCGGCAACGACGGAGCGGACGCGAACAACTTCACGCCGGCCCGGGTGAACGGAGCGAACATCTACACGATCTCCGCGATCGCGAGCAACGACTGTCTCACGTCGTGGTCGAACTGGGGTAACCCGCCGGTGGATTACGCCGCGCCTGGCGCGAGCATTCTTTCCACGAAGAAAGGCGGCGGCACGACGACCATGAGCGGCACGTCGATGGCCGCGCCGCACGTCGCGGGAATTCTTCTCCTCGGCAGCGCGCGGACCGACGGGTATGCCTGCTCCGATCCGGACGGCAACCCTGACCCGATCGCGCATCGGTAG
- a CDS encoding ABC transporter permease has product MSRLELSIAWRYLRSRRGSRLLSFISMIAMLGVVVGVSALIVIIGVMDGLQHDLREKILVGSPDIRVLAYGSDLKIQDWRDVLAKVRRHPGVVAAEPFVLTEAGMNAGRDYAGGVMLVGLPPERRGAQDVTTIRRHVTSGDFRFASSDGQRRGAVLGKLLAARFNAWPGDKINLISIANTKINAATGTFVPSVYELEVTGIAETGMYEYDDRYVYIDLALASEFAGLGESVTGIEVRTIDRWEASRIAAELTQMLGFPYRTVDWEEQNRSLFQALKLEKLGMGVILLLIVIVAAFNIVSTLTMVVTDKTREIGILRAMGMPAGSIRRIFFAQGVFIGMVGTAFGVIVGLAAAISMDRYKLIALDPAIYFIDHLPVMTSPLDVLFIVLASLAIAAVATLYPSIQASRLYPLEAIRHE; this is encoded by the coding sequence ATGTCCCGTCTCGAGCTCTCCATCGCCTGGCGCTACCTGCGCAGCCGCCGCGGATCGCGCTTGCTGTCGTTCATCAGCATGATCGCGATGCTCGGCGTCGTGGTGGGCGTGAGCGCGCTGATCGTGATCATCGGCGTGATGGACGGGCTGCAGCACGATCTGCGCGAGAAGATCCTCGTGGGCAGCCCGGACATCCGCGTGCTGGCCTACGGCAGCGATCTGAAGATCCAGGACTGGCGCGACGTGCTCGCCAAGGTGCGTCGCCACCCCGGCGTCGTGGCGGCGGAGCCGTTCGTGCTCACCGAGGCGGGGATGAACGCCGGACGGGACTACGCCGGCGGCGTCATGCTCGTGGGGCTTCCCCCCGAGCGGCGCGGCGCGCAGGACGTCACCACGATCCGCCGGCACGTGACGAGCGGTGATTTCCGCTTTGCCAGCTCCGACGGCCAGCGCCGCGGCGCGGTGCTCGGTAAGCTGCTGGCCGCGCGCTTCAACGCCTGGCCCGGCGACAAGATCAACCTGATCTCGATCGCCAACACCAAGATCAACGCCGCGACGGGAACCTTCGTGCCGAGCGTGTACGAGCTCGAAGTTACGGGGATCGCCGAGACGGGCATGTACGAGTACGACGACCGGTACGTGTACATCGACCTGGCTCTGGCGAGCGAGTTCGCGGGGCTGGGCGAGAGCGTGACGGGGATCGAGGTCCGCACGATCGATCGCTGGGAAGCGTCGCGCATCGCCGCCGAGCTCACGCAGATGCTCGGGTTCCCGTATCGCACCGTCGACTGGGAGGAGCAGAACCGGTCGCTCTTTCAGGCGCTGAAGCTCGAGAAGCTGGGAATGGGCGTGATCCTGCTGCTCATCGTGATCGTGGCGGCGTTCAACATCGTCAGCACGCTCACCATGGTGGTGACCGACAAGACGCGTGAGATCGGGATTCTGCGCGCGATGGGAATGCCGGCGGGCTCGATCCGCCGCATCTTCTTCGCGCAGGGCGTGTTCATCGGAATGGTCGGCACGGCGTTCGGCGTGATCGTCGGCCTCGCCGCCGCGATCAGCATGGACCGGTACAAGCTGATCGCGCTCGATCCCGCGATCTACTTCATCGATCACCTGCCGGTGATGACGAGTCCGCTCGACGTCCTGTTCATCGTGCTCGCCAGCCTCGCGATCGCCGCCGTGGCCACGCTGTACCCCTCCATCCAGGCGTCGCGCTTGTACCCGCTCGAGGCGATCAGGCACGAATGA
- the prfB gene encoding peptide chain release factor 2 (programmed frameshift), protein MPETERGRDLARHTARLEELRGIFDIDSKRQALAADEERMASPGFWDRQETAQATVQRVKQLRGWVDPFDALAARVTSAVEMDALLAESPDEEMEAELDKVVEAIESDLDGFELRSLMRGPDDFRDAQVEISAGAGGTEAQDWASMLVRMYTRWAERRGFEVVLLDESEGEEAGIKGATLEIRGQYAFGFLRPETGVHRLVRISPFDSAARRHTSFASVFIYPVVDEEINIEIRDEDLRIDVYRASGAGGQHVNKTSSAVRITHLPTNTVAASQAERSQFKNKATAMKMLKNKLYQIELDKQNEKRAALDATKSDVSFGSQIRSYVFQPYTMVNDHRTELKIPDVQKVMDGWIDPFIEAYLKRFGAVQSGAAA, encoded by the exons ATGCCAGAAACTGAACGCGGCCGGGACCTCGCACGGCACACCGCGCGGCTGGAAGAATTGCGG GGTATCTTTGACATCGACTCCAAGCGCCAGGCGCTAGCAGCCGACGAAGAGCGAATGGCGTCCCCGGGCTTCTGGGACCGCCAGGAGACCGCGCAAGCCACCGTGCAGCGCGTCAAGCAGCTCCGCGGCTGGGTCGATCCGTTCGACGCCCTCGCGGCTCGCGTCACCAGCGCCGTCGAGATGGACGCTCTGCTCGCCGAGAGCCCGGACGAGGAGATGGAGGCCGAGCTCGACAAGGTCGTCGAGGCGATCGAGTCGGACCTCGACGGCTTCGAGCTGCGCTCGCTCATGCGGGGGCCGGACGATTTCCGCGACGCGCAGGTCGAGATATCCGCGGGCGCCGGCGGGACCGAAGCGCAGGACTGGGCCTCCATGCTCGTCCGCATGTACACCCGCTGGGCCGAGCGCCGGGGATTCGAGGTCGTGCTGCTCGATGAGAGCGAGGGCGAGGAGGCGGGCATCAAGGGCGCGACGCTCGAGATCCGCGGACAGTACGCGTTCGGCTTTCTCCGGCCCGAGACCGGCGTGCACCGGCTGGTCCGCATCTCCCCGTTCGACTCTGCCGCGCGCAGGCATACGAGCTTCGCGTCCGTGTTCATTTATCCCGTCGTCGACGAGGAGATCAACATCGAGATCAGGGACGAGGACCTGCGGATCGACGTGTACCGCGCCTCGGGCGCGGGCGGGCAGCACGTCAACAAGACGAGCTCGGCGGTTCGCATCACGCACCTGCCGACCAACACGGTGGCGGCGTCGCAGGCGGAGCGGTCGCAGTTCAAGAACAAGGCGACCGCGATGAAGATGCTGAAGAACAAGCTGTATCAGATCGAGCTCGACAAGCAGAACGAGAAGCGCGCGGCGCTGGACGCGACCAAATCCGACGTGTCGTTCGGCAGTCAGATCCGCAGCTACGTGTTCCAGCCGTACACGATGGTCAACGACCACAGGACCGAGCTCAAGATCCCCGACGTGCAGAAGGTCATGGACGGTTGGATAGATCCCTTTATCGAGGCGTACCTCAAGCGCTTCGGCGCGGTTCAGAGCGGGGCCGCAGCGTGA
- a CDS encoding Trm112 family protein gives MPVPPQLLEILVCPKCKGELEYKEQDNALICHACSLRYPVRDDIPIMLIDEATPLS, from the coding sequence ATGCCAGTGCCACCGCAGCTCCTCGAGATCCTCGTCTGCCCCAAGTGCAAGGGCGAGCTCGAGTACAAGGAACAGGACAACGCCCTCATCTGCCATGCGTGCTCGCTGCGCTACCCCGTGCGCGACGACATTCCGATCATGCTGATAGATGAGGCGACTCCTCTCAGCTAG
- the era gene encoding GTPase Era, which translates to MPRSGIVTVAGKPNVGKSTLLNRFVGQKLSITSAKPQSTRDRIVGILTQGDAQMVVFDTPGLLDPAYELQETMRSASLRALEDADVILYLTDAGDREAPTLAEAAALESPPAAPVIHVVNKTDSVSRPQLKAAMERWPDAVLVSALTGDGVKELLDTVRASLPESEFLYPADDMSTQSLRFFAAELVRETALEQLGDEVPYSVACVVEEFREDRSPIYVRALIYVERESQKKILIGSKGARIRSIGEAARKKIETLVGSRIYLDLWVKVLPNWRRDAGALERLGYKR; encoded by the coding sequence ATGCCGCGCTCCGGGATCGTGACCGTCGCAGGAAAACCCAACGTCGGAAAATCGACGCTGCTCAACCGCTTCGTCGGCCAGAAGCTCTCGATCACGAGCGCGAAGCCCCAATCCACCCGCGACCGGATCGTCGGCATTCTCACTCAGGGCGACGCGCAGATGGTCGTGTTCGACACTCCGGGGCTGCTCGATCCCGCGTACGAGCTGCAGGAGACGATGCGGAGCGCGTCGCTGCGGGCGCTGGAGGACGCCGACGTGATCCTGTACCTCACGGACGCCGGGGACCGCGAAGCTCCCACCCTCGCGGAAGCCGCGGCCCTCGAGTCGCCGCCCGCCGCTCCCGTGATTCACGTGGTGAACAAGACCGATTCCGTCAGCCGGCCGCAGCTCAAGGCGGCGATGGAGCGCTGGCCCGACGCGGTGCTCGTCTCCGCGCTCACGGGCGACGGGGTGAAGGAGCTGCTCGACACCGTGCGCGCCAGTCTGCCGGAGAGCGAGTTCCTGTACCCGGCGGACGACATGAGCACGCAGTCACTGCGCTTCTTCGCCGCCGAGCTCGTGCGGGAGACCGCGCTGGAGCAGCTCGGCGACGAGGTCCCGTACAGCGTGGCGTGCGTCGTGGAGGAGTTCCGCGAGGACCGCTCGCCCATCTACGTGCGGGCGCTAATTTACGTGGAGCGGGAGAGTCAGAAGAAGATTCTGATCGGCAGCAAGGGCGCGCGCATCCGCTCGATCGGGGAAGCTGCACGGAAGAAGATCGAGACGCTGGTCGGCTCCAGGATCTACCTCGACCTGTGGGTCAAGGTCCTGCCGAACTGGCGACGGGACGCGGGGGCGCTGGAGAGGCTGGGATACAAACGGTGA
- a CDS encoding diguanylate cyclase: MPPAIETWLAGQSLEIVVVGDAQQIMELALRSRPRLAILDARDGPSHVLDASRRLKTDSYTAIVPTAVLCGAGEAVFAEACATLADEIIRETTPGTEVNARLDLMLRRSDRDTEVHPSTRLPGTTTIEAEITRRLEAGEQFAVCYADLDFFKEYNDRYSYRDGDRVIRILATILHDVVKGVCGERGFVGHIGGDDFIFIIPSSAVPEVCGEIVAVFDLLIPYQYSEQDQRAGYFFGKDRRGHLHRVPLMTLSIGVITNSRRRFATAREVSDLATEMKSYAKTLPGSVYSVDRRTVERPAAVDQRVPFHSAVSGVKS, from the coding sequence GTGCCTCCCGCCATCGAGACGTGGCTGGCGGGGCAGTCGCTGGAGATCGTCGTGGTCGGCGACGCGCAGCAGATAATGGAACTCGCGCTCCGGAGCCGGCCGCGCCTCGCCATCCTCGACGCGAGGGACGGCCCGTCGCACGTGCTCGACGCGTCGCGCCGGCTCAAGACCGACTCGTACACCGCCATCGTGCCGACCGCGGTCCTGTGCGGCGCCGGGGAGGCGGTCTTCGCCGAGGCATGCGCGACGCTGGCCGATGAGATCATCCGGGAGACGACCCCCGGGACGGAGGTGAACGCCCGGCTGGATCTGATGCTGCGGCGGTCCGACCGCGACACGGAGGTCCATCCCTCCACCCGGCTGCCCGGCACGACGACGATCGAGGCCGAGATCACGAGGCGGCTGGAGGCGGGCGAGCAGTTCGCGGTGTGCTACGCGGATCTCGACTTCTTCAAGGAATACAACGACCGGTACAGCTACCGCGACGGCGACCGGGTCATCCGCATTCTGGCGACGATTCTGCACGACGTCGTGAAGGGCGTTTGCGGAGAGCGCGGGTTCGTCGGCCACATCGGTGGCGACGACTTCATCTTCATCATTCCGTCGTCGGCGGTGCCCGAGGTGTGCGGCGAGATCGTGGCCGTGTTCGATCTGCTGATCCCTTACCAGTACTCCGAGCAGGACCAGCGCGCCGGATATTTCTTCGGCAAGGACCGGCGCGGGCACCTGCACCGCGTGCCGCTGATGACCCTCTCCATCGGCGTGATCACGAATTCGCGGCGGCGCTTTGCCACGGCGCGGGAAGTGAGCGATCTTGCGACCGAGATGAAATCGTACGCGAAGACGCTGCCGGGCTCGGTCTACAGCGTGGATCGCCGCACCGTCGAGCGGCCCGCTGCGGTCGACCAGCGCGTACCGTTCCACAGCGCGGTATCGGGCGTCAAATCATGA
- a CDS encoding erythromycin esterase family protein, which translates to MAGAGIGTPLESARTDYDAIVGSARDRDVVLIGEASHGTHEFYRMRGEVTQRLIAELGFDAVVVEADWPDAYRVNRYVRGAGEDADAEEALGDFERFPQWMWRNADVLDFVGWLRRHNDGQAARARVGFYGMDLYSLHGSIGAVLAFLDDVDPEAARRARYRYGCFEHFGEDPQAYGYAASFALEHSCEEQAVSQLVELRRSAARYARNDGQGLEDEIFFAEQNARLVSNAERYYRSMFSGRASSWNLRDTHMADTIDELRAHLRRQGGSGKLAVWAHNSHLGDCRATEMALRGELNVGQLMRERHGARVLSVGFTTYTGTVTAASDWDAPAERKRVRPALPDSYELLFHDLGAGDFLLDCAAPEARAALAKPRLERAIGVVYRPETERVSHYFQCALADQFDFVLHIDETRAVEPLEREAVTHDDEPPETYPSGL; encoded by the coding sequence ATGGCAGGAGCCGGGATCGGAACGCCGCTCGAGTCCGCGAGAACGGACTACGACGCGATAGTCGGAAGCGCACGCGACCGGGATGTCGTGCTCATAGGCGAAGCCTCGCACGGAACCCACGAGTTCTACCGGATGCGCGGCGAGGTCACGCAGCGGCTCATCGCCGAGCTGGGCTTTGACGCGGTGGTCGTGGAAGCGGACTGGCCCGACGCGTACCGCGTGAACCGGTACGTGCGCGGAGCAGGCGAGGACGCCGACGCGGAAGAGGCGCTCGGCGATTTCGAGCGCTTTCCGCAGTGGATGTGGCGCAACGCGGACGTGCTCGATTTCGTCGGCTGGCTGCGGCGGCACAACGACGGCCAAGCTGCGCGAGCGCGCGTGGGCTTCTATGGGATGGATCTGTACAGCCTCCACGGCTCCATCGGCGCCGTCCTGGCGTTTCTGGACGACGTGGATCCCGAGGCCGCGCGCCGGGCGCGGTACCGGTACGGTTGCTTCGAGCATTTCGGCGAGGACCCGCAGGCGTACGGCTACGCGGCGTCGTTCGCCCTGGAGCACTCGTGCGAGGAGCAGGCAGTCTCACAGCTCGTGGAGCTGCGACGCTCGGCCGCACGGTACGCGCGGAACGACGGCCAGGGACTGGAGGACGAGATCTTCTTCGCCGAGCAGAACGCGCGGCTGGTGTCGAACGCCGAGCGCTATTACCGGTCGATGTTCTCGGGTCGCGCCTCCTCGTGGAACCTGCGCGACACGCACATGGCCGACACGATCGACGAGCTGCGCGCGCACCTCCGCCGCCAGGGCGGGTCCGGTAAGCTCGCCGTCTGGGCGCATAACTCCCACCTGGGCGACTGCCGCGCGACCGAGATGGCGCTCCGCGGCGAGCTGAACGTCGGGCAGCTCATGCGCGAGCGGCACGGAGCGCGCGTGCTTTCGGTGGGATTCACCACGTATACCGGCACCGTGACCGCGGCATCCGACTGGGACGCGCCAGCCGAGCGCAAGCGAGTGCGCCCCGCCCTACCCGACAGCTACGAGCTGCTCTTCCACGACTTGGGTGCTGGTGACTTTCTCCTCGACTGTGCCGCGCCGGAAGCGCGCGCGGCGCTCGCCAAGCCGCGCCTCGAACGCGCGATCGGCGTCGTCTACCGTCCGGAGACCGAGCGCGTGAGCCACTACTTCCAGTGCGCCCTGGCCGACCAGTTCGATTTTGTGCTGCACATAGACGAGACTCGCGCGGTCGAGCCCCTCGAGCGCGAGGCGGTAACGCACGACGACGAGCCACCCGAGACGTATCCCAGCGGGCTGTAG
- the lysS gene encoding lysine--tRNA ligase codes for MSDELNFVMQARRDKLDALVARGEQVFGYSFARTHSAAAVVSLLAPDSAEGPVVSVAGRIVAWRAHGKTAFAHVADESGKIQLYFRKDELGDDRFSVLQHYDLGDIVGVTGPLFRTKTGEVTIRVTAFELLAKSLRPLPYGKEEVVDGRTIRHSGFVDQEQRYRQRYADLAVHPEVRTMFVARSRLIRAMRTFLDGRGFLEVETPVLQPLYGGAAAKPFITHHNALDMPLFLRIADELYLKRLVVGGFERVYEIGHDFRNEGIDRTHNPEFTMLEFYQAYADYAEMMTVVEALIVAAADAVRSTPGIAADVPSFSTPFPRVQWTAALREAAGVDVMSLGDEEMRQLAKSVGVEHTQKLARGKLLDEIFQALVERKIETPTFVVDYPVELSPLAKPKRGDPALTERFELFASGRELANAFSELNDPIDQRARFEAQAALKAAGDEEASGVDEDYLRAMEYGMPPMGGVGIGVDRLFMYLTGTANIRDVILFPTMRPEAGD; via the coding sequence ATGAGCGACGAGCTGAACTTCGTCATGCAGGCACGCCGCGATAAGCTGGATGCTCTCGTGGCGCGCGGGGAGCAGGTGTTCGGGTATTCGTTCGCGAGGACGCATTCGGCCGCCGCTGTGGTCTCGCTGCTCGCTCCCGATAGTGCGGAAGGGCCGGTGGTGAGCGTGGCGGGGCGGATCGTGGCGTGGAGGGCGCATGGGAAGACCGCGTTCGCGCACGTCGCCGACGAGAGCGGGAAGATTCAGCTGTACTTCCGCAAGGACGAGCTGGGTGACGACAGGTTCTCGGTGCTGCAGCACTACGACCTCGGCGACATTGTGGGCGTCACGGGTCCGCTGTTCCGGACGAAGACGGGCGAAGTCACGATCCGGGTGACGGCGTTCGAGCTGCTCGCCAAGTCGCTGCGGCCGCTGCCGTACGGCAAGGAGGAGGTCGTCGACGGCCGGACGATCCGCCATTCCGGGTTCGTCGATCAGGAGCAGCGCTACCGGCAGCGGTACGCCGACCTGGCGGTGCATCCGGAGGTGCGCACGATGTTCGTCGCGCGGTCCCGGCTCATCCGCGCCATGCGGACGTTCCTCGACGGACGCGGGTTCCTCGAGGTGGAGACTCCGGTGCTGCAGCCGCTGTACGGTGGGGCGGCGGCGAAGCCGTTCATCACGCACCACAACGCGCTCGACATGCCGCTCTTCCTGCGCATCGCGGACGAGCTTTACCTCAAGCGTCTCGTGGTCGGCGGGTTCGAGCGGGTGTACGAGATAGGGCACGACTTCCGGAACGAGGGGATAGACCGCACGCACAACCCCGAGTTCACGATGCTCGAGTTCTACCAGGCGTACGCGGACTACGCCGAGATGATGACGGTGGTGGAAGCGCTGATCGTCGCGGCCGCTGACGCCGTGCGCTCGACGCCCGGCATCGCGGCGGACGTCCCGTCGTTCTCGACGCCATTCCCCCGCGTGCAGTGGACGGCCGCGCTGCGCGAAGCGGCCGGCGTCGACGTCATGTCCCTCGGCGACGAGGAGATGCGGCAGCTCGCCAAGAGCGTGGGCGTCGAGCACACCCAGAAGCTCGCCCGGGGGAAGCTGCTGGACGAGATTTTCCAGGCGCTGGTCGAGCGGAAGATCGAGACGCCGACTTTCGTGGTGGATTATCCCGTGGAGCTGTCGCCGCTCGCCAAGCCGAAGCGCGGCGATCCGGCGCTCACGGAGCGGTTCGAGCTGTTCGCCAGCGGGCGCGAGCTGGCCAACGCCTTCAGCGAGCTGAACGATCCGATCGACCAGCGCGCGCGGTTCGAGGCCCAGGCCGCGCTCAAGGCCGCGGGCGACGAGGAAGCGTCCGGAGTGGACGAGGACTACCTCCGCGCCATGGAGTACGGCATGCCGCCGATGGGCGGCGTGGGGATCGGGGTGGACCGGTTGTTCATGTACCTGACGGGGACGGCCAATATCCGCGACGTGATTCTCTTTCCGACCATGAGGCCTGAGGCTGGTGACTAG
- a CDS encoding PorV/PorQ family protein, whose translation MRRLLSASAALALALGAAFPAARAQSDTALFLLLPVGARTLGQGQATVASETGTEAVWSNPASLARQTTRETAIHHSTTLAVTGDALTFASPVRALGVMALSINLYNFGDQQITEDPNQPPVGLLLPRNVVYALTWARGLGAHANAGINYKLVQARIDCTGQCGDIGTGSGTASAFDVGAQYRFSDNVPLTLGAAIRSIGGDLSATADEPPAKLPRRVQLGASYRLRFVDRYLTDMDVRIAGEMDSAPSLEDAGFRFGSAVVYQNRVHLRAGWGTADTEASGPSVGFGITAGKLSFDIARTFEGLSADAGEPPTYFSLRYNF comes from the coding sequence ATGAGGCGACTCCTCTCAGCTAGCGCGGCTCTCGCACTTGCGCTGGGGGCCGCATTTCCGGCGGCCCGCGCGCAGAGCGACACCGCGCTCTTTCTCCTGCTGCCGGTCGGAGCGCGCACGCTCGGACAGGGGCAGGCGACTGTGGCGTCCGAGACCGGCACCGAAGCCGTGTGGTCCAACCCGGCGTCACTCGCGCGGCAGACGACGCGGGAGACCGCGATCCACCACTCCACTACGCTCGCGGTCACGGGGGACGCGCTCACCTTCGCCTCGCCGGTCCGCGCGCTGGGAGTGATGGCCCTCTCGATCAACCTGTACAACTTCGGCGACCAGCAGATAACGGAGGATCCGAACCAGCCACCGGTGGGGCTGCTGCTCCCGCGGAACGTCGTGTACGCGCTGACTTGGGCACGGGGACTCGGAGCGCACGCCAACGCGGGAATCAACTACAAGCTGGTGCAGGCCCGGATCGACTGCACGGGGCAGTGCGGCGACATCGGCACGGGCTCGGGAACGGCCAGCGCCTTCGACGTCGGGGCGCAGTACCGCTTCTCGGACAACGTTCCGCTCACTCTCGGCGCCGCGATCAGGAGTATCGGCGGCGATCTCAGCGCCACCGCTGACGAGCCGCCCGCCAAGCTCCCGCGCCGGGTCCAGCTCGGTGCATCATACCGGCTCCGGTTCGTCGACCGGTACCTGACGGACATGGACGTGCGGATCGCGGGCGAGATGGACAGCGCTCCGAGCTTGGAGGACGCCGGCTTCAGGTTCGGGAGCGCCGTCGTGTACCAGAACAGGGTGCATCTCCGGGCCGGGTGGGGCACGGCCGACACCGAAGCATCCGGTCCCTCGGTGGGCTTCGGAATCACGGCGGGCAAGCTGAGCTTCGACATCGCCCGCACGTTCGAGGGCCTGTCGGCGGACGCGGGGGAGCCGCCGACGTACTTCTCGCTGCGCTACAACTTCTAG